A genomic stretch from Kovacikia minuta CCNUW1 includes:
- a CDS encoding response regulator, which translates to MVIDDEVDSYQFVAFVLEQAGARVIIAETANEGFLAFVQSPPDI; encoded by the coding sequence TTGGTGATTGATGATGAAGTGGATTCCTACCAGTTTGTGGCGTTTGTGTTGGAACAGGCAGGTGCAAGGGTAATCATTGCTGAGACTGCAAATGAGGGATTTCTGGCGTTCGTGCAATCTCCGCCCGATATATGA